The window CCCGGTCGATCTGCCCCCCCAACGGGACATAATGCGAAACGTCGGCGATGGCGACGAGAAGACGATTGCGCCCCCGTTCGCTCACCAGGCAGATCGCGTCGTCGAAGTCGCGGGCGTCCTCCCCGTCGATCGTGACGAACGGAAGAGCGCGCTGGTCGACGCGGGGAAGATTCCCGTACCTCTCCCCTTTTCCCCTTCCCCTTCCGACGCGGACCGTTGGCGGGATGCGGCCCGCTTCCTCGAGCGCCCCTTCGGAAAACCTCGCGGGAATTCTCCGCGACGATGTGACGGCGAGGGCGATCGTCTCCATGGTGTGGCTCTTGCCGAGGAGGCGGACGACCGTCGCGCGCCCTTCCTTCCCCCCTTCCGGGTACTCCGTGATCTCGGCCAGGACGAGCTCCCCCGGTTCCGGATCCGGACCGCGGGGAACCGCGACCGGAAGGGCAAAGTCCGCCTCCCGATCGCGGAAGCGGACGAACCGGCGGTCTCCGACGATGGCGGTTCGCCCCACGAATTCCCGGATGCCCCGCTCGACGACCCGGACGATCCGCCCATAGGGAGGGGCGCCTCCGCGACGTTTCTCCATACGGACGAGGACGCGGTCCTTGGGCAGGGCGTCGGAAAGGGCGTGTCCGGGAATGCGGATCGCCGGTTCCTGCGGGGAGTCCGGGACCACGATGGGCCTCCCCTCGCGCGTGAAACGGAGCCGTCCTTCCCGCTGCACTCCTTCCCGATCTCTCCCGTCTCCCTTGCCGTGCGCCCGGGACGGCTTCTCCGCCACCGGTTCCCGCCCGGAACGGCGACCGAATTCCCCGCCTTTCTTCCGGCCGCCGGTTTCCCCCAGGCTCTTCAGGGCCGCCCGGAACGCCCTTCGCTCTCCCTTCGCAACGCCCGCGGCCCGATACCAGTCGCGCACGGAATGCATGCGGTCGCGCAATGGGGCGGCGGATCGCCGGAGCCAGGTTTCCCAGAACGCCCTGTCCCTCATGCGGTTTCTTCCCGTCCTTCCTCCGTCGTTCCCCCGACGGGCATCTTCCCCCCGCCCCGGAATGCCCGGGAAGGCGCGGGGAGCCTCACTTTCCCGCTTGCCCGCGGAGCAGCCTCTGCTATAATCGTATTCCTTCTCTTCCGGCGTGCCGAAGTGGCGGAACTGGCAGACGCGCTAGATTCAGGGTCTAGTGCCCTTTGGGGCGTAGGGGTTCAACTCCCCTCTTCGGCACCAATAAAACCAAGGGATTGCGGCCTTTCGGCCCGCAGCCTTTTTTCTTTCCCCTCTTCGGATGTGCCACTTTTGTGCCACCTATTCTTTCCGTTCCACTCGGGGAGACGGGCAAGTGCCCTCTTCGTGTGTTCCTTGTCGAGGCGCGCGCAGCGTTTCATCCTCTTGATGTCTGAATGGCCCAATATCTCCATCACCGTGTAATCGTCGGCCCTTCCCCTCTTGAGCCATGAAGCCTCGGCCCGATGGCCCTTCGGATGCGCTTGCCGTTGAGGAAATAGGAAATGTACCAGGGTTCGCCTCGAAGGAAAGGCCGCATTGCCTACCTTTCTCCCCTGATCGTTTTCCCGATCGAGTGGGCTCGTCCGAGGTTTCCGCCGATTCCGTGATACGTTCCCATTTGTGGTACGTACAGGATCGGTTTCACTTTTTCAATGTCGGGGATACCCTCCATGCCGAGAATGGATTCATCACGGTCCTCGCTGAGCACGGATTCCTCCGCCTTGAAGTCCATAATTTCCCCGATGAACAGGGTATGCTCGCCGATCTCCACCGTCCGGATGAGCCGGCATTCCACGTTGAGGGGAAACTCCATGACGGTTGGGGCATCCACAAACTTGCTACGTACGGGAGTAAGCCCCGTTGCGGCGAACTTGTCGACATTCCTCCCGGAGGTGATGCCGATGTAATCCGTCTCTCTCGCGTGGGCTTCGGAGGGAACGTTGACCGTGAAGGCCTTATGCTTCACGATATTGCCGTAAGTATGGGTATTCTTCCGGAGAGAAACGGCCACACACGGGGGGGTGAAGGAGCAGATCCCGCCATAGGAGATGGTCATCATGTTGGGTTTTCCCTCATTGTCGTACGTCCCCACTACCCACACAGGGATGGGATACACGAGGACCTTCGCACCGAAGGATATTTTCATCCCCCCTCCTTATTGGTTGAGAGTCGGCGTGGTCATCGAGCAATCCCCACAAGGACAGCCGAACGAAATACCATGGACAGATTCAGACAACTTACCGTCGGTCTTTTGCTTGTATAACATCTCTGCATAGAAGTTGGGGATGGTATCTTCGGCTGACGATTGGATGACGATATTGGATGACGATAAATGATAAAGAACAAGAACGTTGCTGATGCCAAGCGACAGACCCTTTTCCCCTTCCCTCACACCCCCTTTCCGGGTTTGCGTTCTCGGGGATTGACGCCCATCGGTCATACCTCCCTATCGGAACGAACAACCCTTGAAAACTTGTAGGATCCATTAGAGGAAACGGAACACTTCGCACTCCGGCTTTTTTGAGGCAGGTAGAGAGCATCCTGCGCAGATTGTCATCCCGTAGTCGCTCCCTTAGCTTGGTAGGGTAGTACCACTACCCACTCGCCGCACCAATCAATAGATTCGACGGTGGGAAACGCGTGATCTCCCCAAGTGGGTCCGCGAACTTCGTATTGGGGAGGAAAACGTCTGCAAACTCCCTTGGGGAGTGTAACAATTTCACCGTACTCGTTTTTTCTCGTAAATTGTGAATATCTGCAATTTTTACAAGTTCTTTCCATCCCTCAGCCCTCCCTTTTTTTCCGTCTCCGCTCAAACCTCGGGAGTAGTTCTGAACGCGGAACAGGAGGCATCACAATCGGGGACTTTGCTTTCCTCCCTCCCTTCTCCACGTATTCCTCGATCCGCGCCCGAAGCCAGTCGGAGAAGTTTGCATCGTCCTCCGCAAGCTTCACGCGGAGCGCACGGTGCATCTCGTCCGGGATTAACGCGTTGATCCGCCTGACCATGATCTCCTCCTTTCTCGTAGTCTGCATATATGCATATATGTATCGCTTCATAGAAAGCGAGTCAAGGTGTTTCTTCCTGGGAACGGAAAATAATCAGGGGGGGGCCCGGGGAACGGGAGCGAGGAGAGCCACCCGTTTGTCGCCACCTGGACACTGCGTCGACTTGACCTGCCCCCCTTGGAATGTCCCCGGTGACCTTGGCCGATGTCCGGTTTCCCGAGGCCGGTCAGACGGCCGGCACGCGGATGGTGGTGAGACAGCCTCCCGAGGAACGATTCTCCACGGATAGCTCGCCGCCCATCCCGGAGACGATATGGCGGGCGACGGGCAATCCCATTCCCGAATGGAAAGAGGACGGCTTCGTGGTGAACCCCGCCTCGAAGATCCGGGGCATGATCGCGGGGGAGATTCCGGTCCCCTCATCGGCGACCGTGACATGCCAGGCCCCCTCGCGGGAAAAGACGTCCACCGCAAGCGTTCCCCCTTTCCCCGCCATCGCCTCCGTCCCGTTGAGGAGAACCGCAAGCAGCGCCAGCGCGAAATCCCTGCCGTCCCCTCGCATCCTGCACTCCGCATCTTTTTCGGGCATGACGAGAGTCACATTCCCCCGGCCCAGATCGTACCGCGAGAACACGGCGAGTTCCGAAAGGACGGAGGGGAGCGAAAACGGCTCGACGGCCGGCTCGTGGGGCCGTACGTAGTAGGAAAACTTCTTGATGATCGATGCGATCTTTTCCCCCGCCGACAGGATCTTTCCCGCGCCGTCGAGTGCATGCTTCTCCCCCCCCCCGGAGGCCTGGATAAGCTCCGCGAACCCGAGGACGACGCTCAAGTGATTGTCCACCTCGTGGGCCACCCCCGCCACCATCCGGCCGAACAGGGCAAGTCGATGCTGTTCGACGGCTTTTCTATCCATCCCTCTCCTTCGGCGACGGTGCTTTCGGGCGGACGTTCTTCGATATGACCACCTGATTCTTCCCCCCGCGTTTGGCGAGGTACAGGGCGTCGTCCGCCGCCTTGATCAAGGCTTCGAGATCGTCTCCGTGTTCGGGAAAGGACGCCACACCGATGCTCACCGTTACGTGCATCTCTTCCCACCCGGCTTTCTCCACGTGCTCCCGGATCCGCTCGGCTACAGCGGCCGCCCCGTCCGCCTCGATCCGGTTCCGGAGGCGCTCCGCGGCGACCACCCCCTGGGACGCAACCGCCTCGGGGAGGATGATCACGAATTCCTCCCCGCCGTACCGGCATGCGATGTCGACCTCGTAGGAAGGCTTTTCGTCGCTTCTCCGAATGTTGGCACGCAGAATCCGCGCGAGAGACCGCAGCAGGTCATCGCCGACGAGGTGGCCGTGCGAGT is drawn from Candidatus Deferrimicrobiaceae bacterium and contains these coding sequences:
- a CDS encoding HAMP domain-containing sensor histidine kinase; the encoded protein is MDRKAVEQHRLALFGRMVAGVAHEVDNHLSVVLGFAELIQASGGGEKHALDGAGKILSAGEKIASIIKKFSYYVRPHEPAVEPFSLPSVLSELAVFSRYDLGRGNVTLVMPEKDAECRMRGDGRDFALALLAVLLNGTEAMAGKGGTLAVDVFSREGAWHVTVADEGTGISPAIMPRIFEAGFTTKPSSFHSGMGLPVARHIVSGMGGELSVENRSSGGCLTTIRVPAV
- a CDS encoding flavin reductase family protein; the protein is MKISFGAKVLVYPIPVWVVGTYDNEGKPNMMTISYGGICSFTPPCVAVSLRKNTHTYGNIVKHKAFTVNVPSEAHARETDYIGITSGRNVDKFAATGLTPVRSKFVDAPTVMEFPLNVECRLIRTVEIGEHTLFIGEIMDFKAEESVLSEDRDESILGMEGIPDIEKVKPILYVPQMGTYHGIGGNLGRAHSIGKTIRGER